Genomic window (Alnus glutinosa chromosome 9, dhAlnGlut1.1, whole genome shotgun sequence):
AAACAGTGTAGTTGGAAACAATTTGGTTTGTTGTTGATAGGAACAATTTTTTGATGTTGTAGTGGGAAATATGGACTATGTTGGTTtgatgttgttggaaacaacttgtttaggtttgaaggaaaatatgcaggaacaatgctatgttttctgatttgaaattatgcaaaaataccaaaatgttATGTTGATGATGCCAAAATGCAAAGTTGTACAGGAAACTATTTGTTCAAGTTTCGTATGTTGGAAGTATAGGTCAGTATTTTAGCATATGTACAAGGAATAATGAATCAAATTGGGGTTGtcaaaaagctattttgatgatacCAAATTTCATGCCAGGAAATTATAcacattttttacattttcgaAAAGAGGGAGACAAACATTACAAGTACACTACACATTACGAAGTTTACGAATACACTAGTTACAAGGTTTCAAAGTTACAAATACACTAATCATTACAAACATATTAGTCATTACAATTTTTCAAGGTAGCTGTTTGTAGGACATATGTCCTTGACTGACACCATACAAGTTGCCCCAAAACACAGCtaagaagacaacaaaaaaaacccaagaaaatgccaaaattcgGCTATTTGTCTTTGCAATTTTCACTTGCATGTCATATCGAATTGCTTTGATCTCTAGCTTGgccttcaattctacaacttccTTGTTCAGCATAGCGTGCCTGTGTTGCACACGAGTCAATGCTCGTCTAGCATGTTCACACATTTCAGAATCTTTCCATTGGAAGAATCCGCAAGACCGACCAACCTATTCAATTAGAGGTCTCATGAACAAAGTTAGTTTTTCAACGTTAAAAAAAGTTCAATGGAAGGCCAAGTATAATTAAGAGTTGATACCACTTTACTTACTaacataattatattatagGGGTAATTAATGTGGAAACAAGCATACAATGCAATTATGATACATATAGAAATGATGTACATATTAATCTGGCTCTTTTGGAATTTAAGCATGATcatatctataaattaaaaaaatagaaatctaaCATACATGACTAAGCTCACTGACCTCTTCTCTTTCGATTTGTTAAGATACAGTACATGCATATCACAAAAAGTGGTGCTTTCAATTTGCTTATCATTTAACCAAACCAAATACAACATAATGCTACTGAAATTATTTACAATGCCAAATAGTGGTGTCATTATTGCTAAAGTCCTCAGCAAATGACGAGAAGAAAGATATTAATGCTCTGATTTCATGAATTATCTAAGAGGTATTCATCATGCAATCATTGTCCGAACACAACTAAATAATAACCAATACCTCATTTCAGGATAAtttaaccaaaaaccactcgagcaaaagaaagaaaaaacgacCCATTGTCTTCAGTTACCCATTGTCCGAAAACAATAACCCCAAAACAGTtcaggcaaaaaaaaaacacctcattGTCCAAAAACAGGAAaccaaggaacaaaaaaaaaaataaaataaaataaaataaaaaaaaatcctaagacAATAATCTAAGATctaactttcaaaccctaaaaaaattacccattatctataaaatataagagaataagCAGACGAAGAAGAGGTACTACCCATTATTTACagatccattaaaaaaaaaatcttacctcATAGTTCACACAACCGTAGAACAAGCGGCCGAAATTTTCATCGGTAAAGGAAGTCTTCAAAGGTGCAGGTACTCCACACCGGCAGATGGGCTCTCCGGATGTTGCTTCGCTCTTCCATGAACAAGACATTGAAGCTCTTCAAGGACGACTCTTTCAGCGGGCTACTGCTTTGAAGTTGAAGTGGAACACCAAAGAAAATGACGTGAAAGAAGCTTCTGTTGCTTagtttgaattgttttgttttgtttttctttttttcttttcataagcTTTAATCTACTGTACCGGAGGGCATTTTCGGAATAAAAATGGGGTAGACGGCACTTGACATGCACGTGAGCAGTTGACCGTCGGACATAACgggtctgactgacggaagggggcaaacggtgtcaaattggtagttggatgctctattttggtcgaaggggtagttcgtgggggcaaaatgacactggccggtagttcatggggggaaaaagtaattaccccttttttttaaaaaaaagagaaaaaagttttttatacTCAttgaacactaaaaaaaaatacctcaaaaaaatgttaaacttCCAGTCTTCCACACTTCAAAGTTTCTGAGTTTCACACTTTTACTCTTTCACTTCAGCTTTTTTTTCCACCACAGGTCCACAGCCACAAAACTCACGGTACTCACCCAGCAGCAGTCACCAGCAGTGGCGCAGTGCAGGCTCTTTTTTTTTCGTTCGTTCGTTTGTTCTTTCGTtgtttcgttctttttttttgttttgtttttcgttCGTTCTTTAGTTCTTTGTTTAAGAGCttttacagattttttttttttttttctcttctcttctatCATTTGATTTCTTGAGCTGTGCGTGCTGCAGGGCAGCAGGTCTGCAGGTGAGATGGGCTGTGCGTGCTTGTCTACTTGATGTGCTGCAGGGCAGCAGGTGAGAATCGTGAGATGGGCTGTGGACTGATGAAGCGACTGATTAAGTACTGTAACTGTGTAAGCATTCCAGATTAAAAAACCATGCTGATGCTGTGggtcccttaaaaaaaaaaaaaaaaaaaaaatctattaggTAGTAATGATGATTATGGTGGGGCCAAGTTTGAATTAAGCTTAGAACTTggtattgtaaattttttttttttttttctcaggagCCAGCAGGGGCCACGGCCCCTGCTGGCCCCAACGCTGGTCCGCCTCTGGTCTACATGGCTACATCCGGGTGGCAATGCAttcaaaaagagaaatgttatttagtaggtTGTCATATGATTGTCAAACACTTGAAATAACATGGGGAATTATAAATAAACTAGTTTGTTCGACAATCCGCTCGATATCCACTCGTTTATACTCGATCCGAACTCGATTCGTAACTACAAAAACCCGCTTGTTACTGTAAAAACTTGcttgattattaaatgatagaTACCTGACTCACTCGACGAGACTCGATTAAGGCTCGCTAACTTAAGTCATAAATACACATAATATGTGTGTATAAACATATAGTAACTTAGTattaactaacatattaagttattaactagttggttaatatatactaacttaatATTACTAAGCAACTGTCCCCAAGACCGCTCAATCGACtaggaccacgcctcatgaagcagaggtcactagttcgaatccccctcccCTCTCTTATGTAAGCGTAGTTAAGTAGTTAACTAGCTAAataaatatagtattacatattaattttaatactttgacaatagtatttagtatttttattaattttttaataattagtatataacaatataactaCATtaaatagttagtatataactatataaataaacaatatataacatatcacacatggttaataaTAGTTATATACTATACGTATACTatagttaattagttatatatagtatattcgATTTACGacttgctcacattatacatatactatagtttatactctctagttatatataactagctcataacccgcgctatgcgcgagattcttcattataatttaatttcaaaatttaaacacaTGTACATCATACTTTTTATCATTAAtccataaaaagtaaaacttttttaaatatttgttcacataagtttaagttggaactcggcttttatatatatgtgatatgatagttaaaagaagaaagagaggtagaaattagtgagaatttaatgacaataaaatttgacacttcttttattttttctatttaatataagagagttaattatGCATATTAAATACActgtttatttcacttgaaatacatggacTGATTCAATGTTACTTAAATGACAGGTTTTCTACTTAAATGACCgattcaatgtttaaaaaatatatgttcaTGCTACGTGTCATAATTCTAAGCTAACTAtaagttggaactcggcttatatatatatatgatagttaaaggaagagagagaggaagaaattagtgagaatttaatgacaataaaatttgacgttctattatttttctatttaatataagagagttaattaggcATATTAAATAcaccgtttatttcacttgaaatacatggattggttcagttttacttaaatgacCGATTTTCAACTTAAATGACtagttcaatgtttaaaaaatatgggttcACACCAAGTGTCATAATTCTAGACTAACGCTAAGTTGGAACttagttttttatatatatatatatgatatgatagctaaaggaagagaaagaggtacaaattagtaagaatttaatgacaataaaatttgacgtttctattatttttctatttaatataatagagttaattaagcatattaaatacaccgtttatttcacttgaaatacataaACCGGTTCAATTTTACTTAAATGATTGATTTTCTACTTAAATAaccggttcaatatttaaaaaatatgggttcataccacgtgtcataattttaaGCTAACTCTAAGTCGAAACTCAGCTTGCTCATAACTCGCGTTATGCGcgggattcttcattataatttaatttcaaaatttaaacacaTCTTTATCATACGTTTTATTATTAATCCATAAAAAGTaagaactttttaaaatatttgttcacataggtctaagttggaactcgacttttatatatgtatgaTATGATagttaaaggaagagagagagagagatagaaattAATGAGCATTTAATGACAATaaaatttgacgtttctattattttttttatttaatataagagAGTTGATTGGGCATATTAAATACAttgtttatttcacttgaaatacatggatCAATTTGATGTTACTTAAATGACCGGTgcaatgtttaaaaaatataggttcatgccatgtgtcataatttttttttttttaacaaggaaaTAACCTTCATTATAATTTGAGACCCAAAGGACCAAAAGGTATAATTAGGGGTACAAAGACTCCTAAAAACAAAGTACATGACTAGTTCCTGACTTGGAAGGCAGCTACGTTATCATAAGGACACAGAAAAACACATCTCTTTTACAATAAGTTCCACTATGAGAAGATAAAAGAGCAAGATCTGATCTGAAAACTAGATCTAAAGTCTACTATGGCAAGCTGTAGAGATtaaacaacataacacaatCTAAAGAAGCtaaaaacataaactcaataACATTGGCcggcagggacggagccaggcattttaatgggagggggccaatatatatttttaaaaaataggagtttcatatatatatatatatatataattttttgttttacggtgaaatttttgtttaaaaagtgattaatataatataaaatgtgaaaaaattaaaacattttaaagttaattttcttctaaaaaaaaatgaaagtgaaaGAAGGGATTACCAAACAAATTGATCCACTGGCACCCAcaaattcacaaaaaaattgtcaaatgtTCCGAGTTAGCAAAAAGCATATATCTGTTTGCTAATTTAATTTTCAACGGCAATATACAAGACCACATTATAACTATAATAGGAATGctcttttcttttacatttcctCCTCAATAAAGACAGTGATGAGTCCATGACTGATGGATGACAAAATGGTCAGCCTTTGCTTTTGACTTTTGAGGACTTTCCTCCCAAAGTCTATGCGCGCAACATTAGAAAGCAAAGCACCTAAActggggggagagagagagagagagagagagagagagagagaggcaatgGGAAGCCTAACGCCCAAGCTACCACTCTTCTCAGTCCCACTGATGCAGTCAAACGGAGCCTTTCGGCATGCTAAACCCGCCACTCCATAGCTCAGCCTCTGTTTCATTTTGCTGGGAAGAAGAACCAGGCAAGCCCAGGCCCTGCACCGCTCTCGCCACCGTCATTGACGTCTTTGCCACCAAGTGTTTGGAGCTGCCTCCAAGGCTGCTGTTGGATACAAAACTGTCTTCACCCACCACGGTCTTGGAGGGTCCTTATGTGGGCAGGTCTAAAGGAAAAGTCCCATGAGCTCAGACAagacttataattttttatttttttttttgaaattggggggggggggctgccGGCCCCCACCCCCCTTTCCTCCGTCACTGTTGGTTGGCATAGAGCGTAGGGAGTCGCCGGTAGATCTTTATAAGGCTTTCTCTAAACGAAAAAAAATCTGCTCTGGAATAAGTTTATCCGCGTACTGAAATAAAACTCCATTAAAACCTATTCAAGAATAAGCATATTCCTGTGTTGGAATAGAAGTAACTCAATTGTGCACCCAAACatcagtcttcttcttcatcaaaacgcTGCCGACGCCCTGGAAAAGAAACACATCAAGTTGTGCAACCCATCAtcattccttcttcctcaaatgTTGTCGACGACCCCTGAAACAGCACAGAAAGTGCAGACCCGAGAGAAAAAACCCATCTACATCCTCCATGGTCCCCGCACCAGTTCGAGCCTCACTAGAAATAGAAAACCAATCTTTGCTCCTAACTTTGAACATCCCAACCGTAGAGCGAAACCCACtaactccaaatcctcaaaagaATTAGAGGAAAACACCTTCACCTCTTGGGTTTGTAGAGAGTCACCTAAAGGGAAGAAATCCAACAGCCCACGGCTTAATACCGAGCCGAAAACAAAACCATAATTCTAGGCTAATTCTAAGTTGAAACTCGGTTTGCTTAACCTGTGCTATGCGCGAGATTctacattataatttaatttaagaatttaaatatttcttcatcataCTTTTTATTAGTAATccagaaaaaagtaaaactttttaaaatatttgttcacataagtctaagttagaactcggcttttatatatatatgataagatAGTTAAAGGAAGATAGATGTaaaaattagtgagaatttaataacaataaaatttgacgtttctatttaatataagagagttaattaagTGTATTAAATACACTGTTTATTTTGCTTGAAATATATGGACCGATTCAGTGTTACTTCACATATCATAATTATAGGttaactctaagttggaactcggcttttatatatatatatatatatatatatatatatatatatatatatgataacatattgtaaatttgttatttatatactatagttatgtactatattttataatttgatttatatagttatatattatatatttatgctatAGATAAATGTATAGAGGTTTATAAACTCGGGCTTGAACTCCGCTCGGATCatacattaaaaaatttgatatgtTTGGCTCCAAAAATAATCTGATTTCAATTTGCTACAGTgtccgagttttttttttaaaacctgaaaatttaAAAGCAACCCGAATTATACCCGAAAACACCAAGAATTTCTATCAAAATTTGAATTCCAACGCATGTCAGTGGAACCATGTGGAAAGTCAGGCGTCCATTATTGTACTTGCAGGAAAAACGTGAAGTCAGGCAtccataataattaaataattattattcatatttatttatattaaataataattatttcaattattattcgACACTCATTTTCATAACTCCAATCATTctatacaacttttcataccaTCAATAATTTCCTACCATggttttccataaaaaaaataatttcatacaACTCTCACTtaaacatgatttcaaatataatttaaattctactatACATCCAAACATGGTTTTTTGTCTCGAAATTTGTACaccaaataataattgaattttgatttcaaaaaatcgaacacccaaacgtGCCATTAATAGTTTAgctcgagctctagttgagccgagttTGTCGAGTACCCGGCTTAGCTTGCATGGCATTCCCAATGAGCTCAAGCTCACCTAAGCTTTCAACAAGCTGAActtgaacacacatttcataactcggctcgagctcgactattaaagctcgactcataaacgagcaaatcttgaaatcttaaaactCAGCTCTGCTCGATTAGACCTCTCACGTGATTGTAAAAATcaacctttaattttttattttttcaagtcTTTACTaattcaaatgttgatttccattGCTATATAATTCAAGTTGCGTAGCAGTATACTAAATAACGTTactctttaaataaataataataataataataataataataaattttttttaaaaaaaaaaaatgcaaaggaGAAAGTTTATTATGGTGGTCAGTGTGCAATAATTTATCAGATTTTAGCTccataaattgaaaaattaccCACATATATTCAAACATGAAACATGCAACTGGCAGTCATGTAACTGttattctctctctcgctctctcatAAATCCCATCATACATTTTTCTTAATGTTGGGTTATCTATTTCttacatgagagagagaggggggcaACCAGTTGCTTGTCAAAGAAGTGTAACGAAAATCTCAAACTTTCTCTCTAGGTACTAAAAAGTTTCATAGTTAACCACATATCCACATGGTATGCGTGAGAATTAGAAGAAGCACACGTTATTTTTCGCTTTTGAGTTAGACCGATGCAGTTGGACATCCCAAATCTAGGTCGGATTGggtacaaaaaacaaaaaatgcagATGGAGTTTCTCCTTAAGCAACGCTAAGGTCtgattaaaagaagaaagaagtagCAACTAAGAGAACCAAAACTCGCACAAAACAGAGATCATAACATTTTTAGTCTCCATTTACCACACCACAAAACTGACATGGGTTCGCTGGATCTTTagaaaaaatggaaattgaatCACATGAGCTATAATTTCAGAGATTCAAGCGCGCACCTTTTCACatttgattttgttctttcCAAGAATCCTCACTAACCAGAACTTGTAATTTTGCTTATTACAAATCTTTCAAgaatcaatattctcatatttggACAATCACACGTACACCGATGAGctagaaattttcaaattctataGGCTGACAATCTGAGAATGGTTGTATCCGGTTTGCTGAAGAACTTGTGTGCCATTGAAATATGTTCTTGAGCTTGTATCAGATATGTTACTACTCAGAATAGAAAATTGATCCATATAAATTCCGAAATAAGAGATAAGCGGATCTGCCCGCGACTTGTCAACCACAAACCTCAAGTACTGAGATTTTATGGTCGGAAATTGCAACAGCCTCTGATATCCTACCGTAGTGCCATTGATCACTTTCTCCCATTGCCCATCTTCATTCAAGATCTCAAGGTGAAACTCAATAACCCGCTGTCCGACGTGAATTGGTTCTTGAACCCGCAGAACATTGAAAGATAATACTTGTTGAAGGTCCAAATATAATACCCAATCAGTTTGATTCTCCTCCGGGGCCCAATAGGTGTAAATACCTTCTTTGAGGACATTCTGGGGGTTGAAACAAGAATTGAAAATGCCTCCTCGTGTACTGCTGGCACTAACAGGAGCATTAATAGCCAGATTATGTGAGAATATGGACCTCCGGAGCTCACTGAATTCTTGAAGCACTTGTATGTCTTCAGCTGATATAAGACCTGAAGAGTTTGGGGGTACATTTAGTAACAAGTGACAGTTTCTGCCAATTGATTTGTAGTATATGTCAAGAAGTGTTCTCGCAGATTTCGGAACTTCTGATGCATGCCAAAACCAACCAGGCCTGATTGAGACATCACACTCACCGGGTACCCACTCATGACCGAGTTGGTCTCCTTCCCTTAAGTATCTGTTAGATGTATCAAAAGATCAGCTTAACAAAAACAGCCGTTCTCAATGTATCCCTGTTCTTTCCTTTCATTCTTTCAGGGATCAAAAGTAAACAGTGTTTCCAGAAAGCCAATGTTTCATATATCAATGCGATAATGAATAGATCAAAGCAATCATAATTCAAGGGCTGCAACAATTGTGCTTTGTGAACCAGGACTTTCCTAAATGAGACTGATATCTCAAAGGGATATGACCTCTAGCTAATGGACAGTTCCCACTGTATTAATATCAAGCAATTGACTCTAACGCTACATTTGCCCAGGATCGCCCCCCCATGTGCTGTTCTGTAGAATTATATCAATATTTTCAGTTAAGCAGGAAAACAAGAATTACGATTTAGGAGTTagaaatcctgttaaaaagtcCTTCTCTGCCAAGTGCATCAATATTATACCATTAGTTCTGTGAGCAACACGGAAAATGATGGCAAAGCAATTACTATTGAAGGGTAATGATGTTTTAACTTAATAAGGTATCTTGAACAAGCAGAAACTTGAAAATACTTGTAAATGCTAGAAAACCTCAACCTATATTGTCTTAAGCAATCAATGTTACTAATGGAAGGGAAGGGAGGAAACTAAGGAAAGTGAAACTCACTGACGGTCGGTGTCACCAATCTTGGCAGTACTCCTGTTGAAAAGCGACCAGCAAGTAGAACCAGCAACACCAGCCTCATCACCAATCCACCTGGTATCTGGACCAGCATCAGAAAAAATGACAGCCCCAGGCTGGAGTTGATGAATGAGACTAAACCAACTCTCAAAGAAATACTCCATGTCTTTCTCTCCCTCCCCTTTCGCACCATCCAAAAATACCTCCTTGATGTCACCATACCTGTTCCAATTATGAAAGATCACCTGCTATAATTCTCTGATTCTCTAACCATGGAACTCGAAACAAAAAATAGGAAATTACTCAAAAagttcaattctccaaaaagaaaCAGAATCCGTCTGTTGAACCAATAGAAAAGAACTAAAACAAATCTTCAAGAACTTCTTAAACTTAAACAAGTAGAAAACAAATATAAAGTTGATAATGTTAAAATGAGActtgttaggtttttagtattGGCAAATTCcgtgtcaaaacttatttggttgtaagttttagtctACTGGTTAAGTCGGTAAAAAACTTTATCC
Coding sequences:
- the LOC133878411 gene encoding alpha-L-fucosidase 1, which translates into the protein MEEKTKQTTASSFTTTIPRTHHPRSQTQKATKPMSQITLLILLSLLSSSSSASSYSSKPLVKPPPLPILPIPSSPQLQWQLGHMALFLHFGPNTFTDSEWGSGHADPSVFNPANLNATQWVRVAKDAGFTRVILTVKHHDGFCLWPSDYTNYSVRSSPWRNGSGDVLAELSEAARDAGIGLGLYLSPWDRHEVSYGKTLEYNEFYIGQMTELLTRYGDIKEVFLDGAKGEGEKDMEYFFESWFSLIHQLQPGAVIFSDAGPDTRWIGDEAGVAGSTCWSLFNRSTAKIGDTDRQYLREGDQLGHEWVPGECDVSIRPGWFWHASEVPKSARTLLDIYYKSIGRNCHLLLNVPPNSSGLISAEDIQVLQEFSELRRSIFSHNLAINAPVSASSTRGGIFNSCFNPQNVLKEGIYTYWAPEENQTDWVLYLDLQQVLSFNVLRVQEPIHVGQRVIEFHLEILNEDGQWEKVINGTTVGYQRLLQFPTIKSQYLRFVVDKSRADPLISYFGIYMDQFSILSSNISDTSSRTYFNGTQVLQQTGYNHSQIVSL
- the LOC133877197 gene encoding uncharacterized protein LOC133877197 yields the protein MSCSWKSEATSGEPICRCGVPAPLKTSFTDENFGRLFYGCVNYEVGRSCGFFQWKDSEMCEHARRALTRVQHRHAMLNKEVVELKAKLEIKAIRYDMQVKIAKTNSRILAFSWVFFVVFLAVFWGNLYGVSQGHMSYKQLP